The region CCGCACGACCAGTCCACCCCGCCCTTCGCCGCGACCACCTCCGGGGCGAGCGACGGCGGCAGCACCAGCCAGCCCAGCCGCAGACCGGGGGCCAGGGACTTGCTGGCCGTGCCCACATGGACCACGTGATCGGGGTCGAGGCCCTGGAGTGCGCCGACCGGCTGGCGGTCGTAGCGGAACTCCCCGTCGTAGTCGTCCTCCAGGATCAGACCGCCGCCACGCCGCGCCCAGTCCACCACCTGCGCCCGCCGGTCGGGGTGCAGCGGTACGCCCATCGGGAACTGGTGGGCGGGGGTCATCAGCACCGCCCGTACGCCTCCCAGCGCGTCCCCGCCCTGTGGACCGGCCGCCAACTCCTCCGTACGCGTGCCGAGTTCGTCGAATCCGAGCGGCACCGTCCGCAGTCCGGCCTGCTCCAGCAGCCGCCAGTGGACGTCGAGCCCGTACGACTCCACGGCCAGCGAGGTCAGTCCCCGCCCACGCAGCACCTGGCCGAGCAGCATCAGGCCGTGCACGAAGCCTGAGCAGATGACGATGTGCTCCGGGTCCGTGCGAACGCCCCGGGCCCTGGCCAGATATCCGGCCAGGGCGGTGCGCAGTTCCACCCGGCCGCGCGGGTCGCCGTAGTCGAGGGCCTCGTGCGGGGCGACGGCCAGGGCGCGGCGTGAGGCCTTCAGCCAGGCCGCGCGGGGGAAGGAGGACAGGTCGGGGGAGCCGGGGACCAGGTCGTACGCCGGGCGGGCGTGGGCCGGGCGGCCGGGCGCGGAGGTGGTGGAGGGGGCCTGCACCGGGCGGCGTGCGACGCTCGTGCCCGAGCCCTGGCGGGCGGTGAGCCAGCCCTCCGCCACCAGGTCCGCGTACGCCTCCGCGACCGTGTTGCGGGCGATACCCAGGTCGGCGGCGAGGGAGCGGGAGGAGGGCAGCCGGGTGCCGGGGGCGAGGCGGCCGCTGCGGACCGCCTCGCGGAGGGCTTCCGTCAGACCTCTGCGGACACCGGGTCCGGTCGGCTCAACGTGCAGGTCGACCCCGAAAGTGGCCCATGATTTCGCCATGTAAATGGACCATACTCCTGGGCTGCTTCGCTCGTAGGGTCGAGAACATGACGACGAACGACGCCACCACCG is a window of Streptomyces mirabilis DNA encoding:
- a CDS encoding PLP-dependent aminotransferase family protein; translation: MAKSWATFGVDLHVEPTGPGVRRGLTEALREAVRSGRLAPGTRLPSSRSLAADLGIARNTVAEAYADLVAEGWLTARQGSGTSVARRPVQAPSTTSAPGRPAHARPAYDLVPGSPDLSSFPRAAWLKASRRALAVAPHEALDYGDPRGRVELRTALAGYLARARGVRTDPEHIVICSGFVHGLMLLGQVLRGRGLTSLAVESYGLDVHWRLLEQAGLRTVPLGFDELGTRTEELAAGPQGGDALGGVRAVLMTPAHQFPMGVPLHPDRRAQVVDWARRGGGLILEDDYDGEFRYDRQPVGALQGLDPDHVVHVGTASKSLAPGLRLGWLVLPPSLAPEVVAAKGGVDWSCGVLDQLTLAEFITSGAYDRHVRASRLRYRRRRDALVARLAEQAPGVRATGIAAGLHVVLRLPPGTEQETLRAAAWQGLAVHGLDRYRHPESPAERTDALVVGYGTPPDHGWSGALDALCAALPFDSTFNGTFNSTFDSTFNGTFHNEGVGGPFHGIESPHEQ